The following are encoded in a window of Brevibacillus ruminantium genomic DNA:
- a CDS encoding TIGR02680 family protein: MHPENPLQNDSIGIAEGKQTRNRWEMSRAGIFNFWVYDDEEISLEEGRLILRGTNGAGKSVTMQSFLPLVLDGDKRPHRLDPFGSRDRRIEYYLLGDDGKHSDRIGYLWMEFQHPQKGIYKTIGIGLRARRGASQVSFWGFLLDDGRRVNQDFWLYDRVAWLEGKGKYPLDRRELEARIGAGGQVVQEQKGYRELVNKALFGFYDSEIFTDLMNLIIQLRSPKLSKDFKPSAIYHILTESLPPLQEDDLRPLSEVLEDMDQIADRLEELKLHQSELEKLENSYDRYNRFLLYQASEKVLDAKAKADEEAKEVEKVQAQYRAMEQELSESHKRLQGYRARLQEVDADLAILNRHEAIEKQTELQVLEGNFADTSQYLGKSRERLNGFIQRKDRMQVEIERNEGLMSEQLHAQEDQLLELESLAREMEFAEHDIYHRYWHQHPPEEDRFVLEWKKDVARHRDAIAHAQKIAQEERDAWNSLQELEKELGAIRQERDAAELAKVESEKQTEAALQQLKEEIVQWKQQLKELAIEEGTFQRVLQAVSAISLENRNFADVKQPVIESAEQIRRQWKEQEWQLRHDMQRIEEERTALLREQQAWKESREPEPDRSSARIAARTGREAGAGAPLYAVCDFLDHWTEEERARIEGVLGACGLLDAWVASDGRLVRVKEGEEVWLAPAPAEWGYTLADVLKPVPSPESGLDEAMIDAVLRTFAWRETTDTPQFEEWDATSIWIGSSFFQLGPLHGCVTDTQPARFIGKEARRRYKQSEIERLQREIETCDKKWGELEKKASEIQRAIAQVEEDVQAFPNDKLVQERLDALSEAVHKLHAVMAQAQRMANRVREKNNQWQQLKIELAMSTEQWTRLKNLKELQMARETIQHYLDGISKLHEDWRQYQHASQTIGRLQEETVELLSEIDNETELAEELEEKYNSLQVKIESLRRHMQELGIHELVERISQLEAERKQLTRDIQSKDKDIREKENEQARLTERLDSRTRRFDELQQAVERALQQWNGEISLGLVRDWVDVSKSKVDDIESFRLCKAIYEKLQPSSAGRNRESVTSSLLDQFNAVRHLLMDYVLEAMVNDQTGRVTIVSMRDRLRPQTPSALLEEINDLITEQSGLLDEKDRQLYEEIILRSVGKTVRQRIMRAEQWIKEMNRLMAERNTSSGLKLQLQWVPKAAQSEKEMNAEQLVELLRRDARLLREDEVERMIQHFRSRIQWAKQGAQEERESLRKHIYEILDYRTWFQFMLRYKKGGEAGYRELTDSRFNVMSGGEKAMSMYIPLFAATYSRYADASPEAPKIISLDEAFAGVDEENIRDLFKLLTEMDFDYMMTSQVLWGCYDTVPSLSVVEIYRPNDADFVTLFRYRWNGKRLALLQTDEAAAASEE; the protein is encoded by the coding sequence ATGCATCCTGAAAATCCATTGCAAAATGATTCCATTGGTATTGCGGAAGGAAAGCAGACGCGAAATCGATGGGAGATGTCTCGGGCAGGCATCTTCAATTTTTGGGTGTACGATGATGAAGAAATTTCTTTGGAGGAAGGTCGTCTCATCCTGCGGGGAACAAATGGTGCCGGGAAATCCGTAACGATGCAAAGCTTCCTCCCGCTTGTGCTGGACGGCGACAAGCGGCCGCACCGGCTGGATCCGTTTGGTTCGAGGGATCGGCGCATTGAGTATTATTTGCTTGGTGATGATGGCAAGCATTCTGATCGGATTGGGTATTTGTGGATGGAATTTCAACATCCACAAAAAGGTATATACAAAACGATCGGTATCGGATTGCGTGCGCGCAGGGGGGCTTCTCAGGTAAGCTTTTGGGGATTTTTGCTGGATGACGGCCGCCGGGTAAACCAGGATTTCTGGCTGTATGATCGGGTTGCCTGGTTGGAGGGGAAAGGAAAGTATCCTCTGGACCGCCGTGAACTGGAAGCCAGGATTGGGGCCGGAGGACAAGTAGTACAGGAGCAAAAAGGGTATCGAGAACTAGTGAACAAGGCGTTGTTTGGTTTTTATGACAGCGAAATATTCACGGACTTGATGAACCTGATCATCCAACTGCGGAGCCCAAAGCTGTCTAAAGATTTTAAGCCATCAGCTATTTATCATATATTGACGGAATCGCTGCCGCCGCTCCAGGAAGATGATTTGCGGCCACTGTCCGAGGTTTTGGAAGATATGGACCAGATCGCGGATCGGCTGGAAGAGTTGAAGCTGCATCAGAGTGAGCTGGAAAAGCTGGAGAATTCATATGACCGCTATAATCGCTTTCTCCTCTACCAAGCATCAGAAAAAGTGCTTGATGCCAAAGCAAAAGCGGACGAAGAAGCGAAGGAAGTAGAAAAAGTTCAGGCTCAATACAGGGCAATGGAACAGGAATTGTCTGAATCTCATAAACGTTTGCAGGGATATCGGGCTCGGTTGCAAGAAGTGGATGCCGATCTTGCTATCTTGAATCGACATGAGGCGATTGAAAAGCAGACAGAATTACAAGTGCTGGAAGGGAATTTTGCTGATACCTCCCAGTATTTGGGCAAATCGCGCGAACGGCTAAATGGTTTCATACAGCGCAAGGATCGGATGCAAGTGGAAATCGAGAGAAATGAGGGGCTGATGTCGGAGCAGTTGCATGCCCAGGAAGATCAACTGCTGGAGCTTGAGAGTCTGGCAAGAGAGATGGAATTCGCCGAACACGATATCTACCATCGCTATTGGCACCAGCACCCTCCTGAAGAAGACAGGTTTGTTCTGGAGTGGAAAAAGGATGTAGCCCGTCACCGCGATGCGATCGCCCATGCACAGAAGATTGCCCAGGAGGAGCGGGATGCATGGAACAGTCTGCAGGAATTAGAGAAGGAACTGGGAGCCATACGGCAGGAAAGGGATGCAGCCGAACTGGCGAAGGTTGAGTCCGAAAAACAGACAGAAGCCGCACTGCAGCAGTTAAAAGAGGAGATTGTTCAGTGGAAACAGCAGCTAAAAGAGCTTGCTATAGAAGAAGGGACATTTCAACGGGTATTGCAGGCAGTCTCCGCTATTTCTCTGGAAAACAGGAATTTCGCCGATGTGAAGCAACCCGTCATCGAATCCGCGGAACAGATCCGGAGACAATGGAAGGAACAGGAATGGCAGCTACGCCATGACATGCAGCGGATCGAGGAAGAGAGAACCGCACTTTTGCGAGAGCAGCAAGCGTGGAAGGAGAGCCGTGAACCGGAGCCGGATCGAAGCAGCGCGAGAATAGCTGCCCGTACAGGTCGGGAAGCTGGAGCAGGGGCCCCGCTGTATGCCGTGTGCGATTTCCTGGACCATTGGACGGAGGAGGAGCGGGCTCGCATCGAAGGTGTCCTTGGCGCATGCGGTCTTCTTGACGCATGGGTAGCATCGGATGGACGCCTGGTCAGAGTCAAAGAAGGTGAAGAGGTATGGCTTGCCCCCGCTCCAGCGGAATGGGGGTATACCCTCGCTGACGTGCTGAAGCCTGTTCCCTCCCCGGAAAGCGGCCTCGATGAAGCGATGATCGATGCGGTGCTCCGGACGTTTGCCTGGAGAGAAACGACAGACACGCCGCAATTTGAAGAGTGGGACGCCACGTCGATCTGGATCGGTTCTTCCTTTTTTCAATTGGGACCGCTTCACGGGTGTGTAACAGATACCCAGCCAGCCCGTTTTATTGGTAAGGAGGCCCGGCGCCGCTACAAACAATCTGAGATTGAGCGATTGCAGCGTGAGATAGAAACCTGCGATAAAAAATGGGGAGAGTTAGAAAAGAAAGCAAGCGAAATCCAGAGAGCGATTGCTCAGGTAGAAGAAGATGTGCAGGCGTTTCCGAATGACAAGCTGGTTCAAGAACGATTGGACGCTCTCTCTGAAGCCGTTCACAAGCTGCATGCGGTGATGGCTCAGGCCCAACGAATGGCCAATCGTGTACGGGAAAAGAACAATCAATGGCAGCAGTTGAAAATCGAGCTGGCGATGAGTACGGAGCAATGGACCCGTCTCAAAAATCTTAAAGAGTTGCAAATGGCACGAGAAACGATCCAGCATTACTTGGACGGCATTTCCAAATTGCATGAGGATTGGAGACAGTATCAGCATGCGTCGCAAACCATTGGGAGGCTGCAAGAAGAGACCGTAGAACTGTTGTCGGAAATTGACAATGAAACAGAACTGGCGGAGGAACTGGAGGAGAAATACAACTCCCTACAAGTAAAGATTGAAAGCCTGCGACGCCACATGCAAGAACTGGGCATTCATGAGTTGGTCGAACGTATCTCCCAGTTGGAAGCGGAGAGAAAACAACTGACTCGCGATATCCAAAGCAAGGATAAAGACATCAGAGAGAAGGAAAATGAGCAAGCAAGGTTAACCGAGCGACTAGACTCAAGAACGCGACGATTTGATGAACTTCAACAAGCGGTAGAGCGCGCATTGCAACAATGGAATGGCGAGATCTCCTTGGGCCTTGTCAGAGATTGGGTGGATGTATCGAAATCGAAAGTAGACGATATCGAATCCTTTCGTCTATGCAAAGCGATATATGAAAAATTGCAGCCTTCCTCGGCAGGCAGAAACCGCGAAAGCGTGACGTCTTCACTGCTCGATCAGTTCAACGCAGTCCGCCATCTATTGATGGATTATGTCTTGGAAGCCATGGTGAATGACCAGACCGGGCGGGTAACAATTGTATCCATGCGTGATCGATTGCGGCCCCAAACGCCATCCGCCCTGCTTGAGGAGATTAACGATTTGATTACGGAGCAGTCCGGATTGCTGGATGAAAAGGACCGGCAGCTTTATGAAGAAATTATCTTGCGCAGTGTCGGCAAGACGGTTCGCCAGCGGATTATGCGTGCCGAACAATGGATTAAGGAAATGAACCGGCTGATGGCCGAGCGAAACACCTCAAGCGGCTTGAAATTGCAATTGCAATGGGTGCCCAAAGCGGCCCAGTCTGAGAAAGAAATGAACGCCGAGCAATTGGTGGAGCTTTTGCGCAGGGATGCGCGGCTGCTGCGGGAAGACGAAGTCGAACGAATGATCCAGCATTTCCGATCGCGGATCCAATGGGCGAAACAGGGGGCGCAGGAAGAGCGGGAGTCGCTCCGCAAACACATCTACGAGATCCTGGATTACCGGACATGGTTCCAGTTTATGCTTCGGTACAAAAAAGGCGGCGAGGCAGGGTACCGGGAGTTGACTGATTCGAGATTTAACGTGATGAGCGGTGGCGAAAAGGCGATGTCGATGTATATTCCACTGTTTGCCGCCACGTATTCCCGGTATGCGGACGCCAGCCCCGAAGCGCCCAAAATCATCTCTCTTGACGAGGCGTTTGCCGGTGTTGACGAAGAGAACATTCGCGACTTGTTCAAGCTCCTGACCGAAATGGATTTTGACTACATGATGACCTCTCAGGTGCTATGGGGCTGCTATGATACGGTCCCGAGCTTGTCCGTAGTGGAAATCTATCGTCCTAATGATGCCGACTTTGTCACTCTGTTCCGTTATCGCTGGAATGGGAAGCGCCTTGCGTTATTGCAGACGGACGAAGCAGCTGCTGCGAGTGAGGAATAG